A region of Dermochelys coriacea isolate rDerCor1 chromosome 1, rDerCor1.pri.v4, whole genome shotgun sequence DNA encodes the following proteins:
- the RPS3 gene encoding 40S ribosomal protein S3, translating into MAVQISKKRKFVADGIFKAELNEFLTRELAEDGYSGVEVRVTPTRTEIIILATRTQNVLGEKGRRIRELTAVVQKRFGFPEGSVELYAEKVATRGLCAIAQAESLRYKLLGGLAVRRACYGVLRFIMESGAKGCEVVVSGKLRGQRAKSMKFVDGLMIHSGDPVNYYVDTAVRHVLLRQGVLGIKVKIMLPWDPSGKIGPKKPLPDHVSIVEPKEEILPTTPISEQKGGKPEQPAMPQPVPTA; encoded by the exons ATGGCGGTGCAGATCTCCAAGAAGCGCAAG tTTGTTGCTGATGGTATCTTCAAAGCTGAGCTAAATGAGTTTCTGACTCGGGAGTTGGCTGAAGATGGATACTCTGGAGTAGAGGTCCGAGTTACTCCAACCAGGACTGAAATTATCATCCTTGCTACCAG AACGCAAAACGTTCTTGGTGAGAAGGGGCGCCGAATCCGTGAGCTGACTGCAGTTGTACAGAAGAGGTTTGGCTTTCCTGAAGGAAGCGTTGAG CTCTATGCTGAGAAGGTGGCCACAAGAGGTCTGTGTGCTATTGCCCAAGCAGAGTCCCTGCGTTACAAACTTCTGGGAGGTTTAGCAGTGCGTCG AGCCTGCTATGGTGTCCTCCGCTTCATCATGGAGAGTGGTGCTAAGGGTTGTGAGGTGGTGGTGTCCGGTAAACTCAGAGGCCAGCGAGCCAAGTCTATGAAGTTTGTGGATGGCCTGATGATCCACAGTGGAGACCCTGTAAACTACTATGTCGATACAGCTGTGCGCCACGTCCTCCTCAGGCAGG GTGTGCTGGGTATTAAAGTAAAGATTATGTTGCCTTGGGACCCAAGTGGGAAGATTGGACCCAAGAAACCCCTGCCAGACCATGTCAGCATTGTGGAGCCCAAAGAAGAGATCTTACCCACCACACCTATCTCAGAGCAGAAAGGTGGCAAACCAGAACAGCCAGCCATGCCTCAGCCAGTTCCTACTGCATAA
- the SERPINH1 gene encoding serpin H1 → MWVTNLLALCALVAAVPSEDKKLSDKATTLADRSTTLAFNLYHTMAKDKNMENILVSPVVVASSLGLVSLGGKATTASQAKAVLSADKLNDDYIHGGLSELLNEVSNFTFRNVTWKLGNRLYGPSSISFADDFVKSSKKHYNYEHSKINFRDKRSALKSINEWASQTTNGKLPEVTTNVEKTDGALIVNAMFFKPHWEERFHHKMVDNRGFMVTRSYTVGVPMMHRTGLYNYFDDEAEKLQIVEMPLAHKLSSMIFIMPNHVEPLERVEKLLTREQLKTWIGKLKKRAVAISLPKVSLEVSHDLQKHLADLGLTEAIDKNKADLSKISGKKDLYLSNVFHAAALEWDTEGNPFDTDIYGREEMRNPKLFYADHPFVFVIKDNKTNSILFIGRLVKPKGDKMRDEL, encoded by the exons ATGTGGGTGACCAACCTTCTGGCCCTCTGTGCCCTAGTGGCTGCAGTGCCCTCGGAAGATAAGAAGCTGAGTGATAAGGCAACCACCTTAGCCGACCGCAGCACAACTCTCGCCTTCAACCTCTACCACACAATGGCTAAAGACAAGAACATGGAGAACATCCTCGTGTCTCCCGTGGTGGTGGCCTCCTCGCTCGGCCTGGTGTCACTCGGTGGCAAGGCCACCACAGCCTCCCAAGCCAAGGCTGTGCTCAGCGCCGACAAGCTGAACGACGACTACATTCACGGTGGGCTGTCGGAGCTCCTGAACGAGGTCAGCAACTTCACTTTCCGCAACGTCACCTGGAAGCTCGGGAACCGCTTGTATGGCCCCAGCTCCATCAGCTTTGCTGATGACTTTGTGAAGAGCAGCAAGAAGCACTACAACTATGAACACTCCAAGATCAACTTCAGGGACAAGAGGAGCGCCCTGAAATCCATCAACGAGTGGGCATCCCAGACCACGAATGGCAAGCTCCCAGAGGTCACCACGAATGTGGAGAAGACCGACGGGGCCCTGATCGTGAATGCCATGTTCTTCAAGC CTCACTGGGAGGAGAGGTTCCATCACAAGATGGTGGACAACCGTGGCTTTATGGTGACCCGTTCCTACACAGTGGGAGTTCCCATGATGCACCGCACAG GTCTGTACAACTACTTTGATGACGAGGCTGAGAAACTTCAGATTGTGGAGATGCCTCTCGCTCACAAACTCTCCAGCATGATCTTCATCATGCCCAACCATGTGGAGCCACTGGAGAGAGTTGAGAAGCTGCTGACCAGAGAGCAACTGAAAACTTGGATCGGCAAGTTGAAGAAGAGAGCCGTGGCCATTTCTCTGCCGAAAGTCAGCTTGGAAGTCAGCCATGATCTTCAG AAACACTTGGCGGACCTTGGCTTGACTGAAGCCATAGACAAGAACAAGGCTGACCTGTCCAAGATTTCAGGCAAGAAAGATCTCTACCTTTCCAACGTCTTCCATGCCGCGGCCCTCGAGTGGGACACTGAGGGGAACCCCTTTGATACTGACATCTACGGCCGAGAAGAAATGAGGAACCCGAAACTCTTCTACGCCGATCACCCATTCGTCTTTGTGATCAAGGACAATAAAACCAACTCCATTCTTTTCATTGGCAGGCTAGTGAAGCCCAAAGGGGACAAAATGCGCGATGAATTGTAG